Genomic DNA from Setaria italica strain Yugu1 chromosome V, Setaria_italica_v2.0, whole genome shotgun sequence:
GAACCCAGTTGTGTAGGAGTATTGAGGAACTTCAAATGATCAATCTCACGCAATAGAAACACCAAGCAAGAGATGCTGCATATGGGCCTGCCATCTTCCAAGCGTGCAGAGTCAATTTTCTCAATGATACTTCATCTGCTCCAGCATAGGCGTACACCTTGCACGAGAGCAAAACAGAATTGCTGCGAGTACAATTTCGCCATAACACAAATGTCAATAAAATCAGCAAAATTATCCTACAAAAGACCCTTTTTTATGGACCTAGTCATTTGGATCATTTTGCCAACAATTTTATTGCTACACAAAATTGGAGTTTGCATAAATCATAGCAACATCTAGTTTGGATCAGCCAATGGCCAGTAACAGATGCAACTTAGACATTACTTGACAAAGAAAGTTGCTGGAAATTATTCAAGAAAACACCGGAATGATTCTCCAGAATCACACAGACATTGCAAACTAAGATCGCTATGAAGTTCCTCTGATCTCAGCAGCCAGTAAATTTTGTGATTCaacaccccaccccacccaatACAGAAGGATGTGTTTAAGCTTATCAAACCATGCACAAGCCGAAATGATAAATCCCATACATAAGAAGTACCAAACAAGGGATTCTGCACATTGAATTGTATATAAACCTTTCAAGCTGACACTCAATTTTCAAAATGATGCTTGGATGAGAGCAAAACCAAAAAAAGAAAGCAACTAATATCATCGTAATATGATTTTAATAAAATCAGCGAAAATTATGAAATAAAGCATCAGTTCCATAATAAATCAATCCATATCAAGCATTTCATGAGCATATCTTCTTCGACATCTATTGGTGGTCAAAATTGAAGAAAATAGACTTCAACCATATTATAGAAATACACAGTTTTGCagaataaataaattattaatgGATAACTAAGGAAATTATGAAAGCATATTCAAGCAAACTGCTGCCTCACTGTAGAATGATCATCCAGATTACCACATAAATTGAAACTTATTCATATCAATTGACAAAGAAAGACATACATAGTACATTCAAGCAAACTGCCTCACACTAGAAAGGTTATCCGCAATACCATGGATCCTGCAAGACTAAGATCACTTCATTCTGTTGCTGCTGTCGGCGTATTCCTTCTTcccctgttgctgctgctggtggtggtggtaacCATATCGTTCAATAAGTACCAGCATACTGTACGCTGTTGATGCCCAGGTACAGTGATGACAGGAGTTATGCAAGATGTAGACCTCCCAGTTTCCATGTCAAAGACCATGCCCTGATCCTCACCATTCCCACCAATCCAGTATACGCAGTTGGCCCTAATTCCCGGCACACCCTCTGCACACATTGACATTGCATTGTTCCTTCCAATAAAAAAGGAGTAGCCCCTCAAGTCCTTCACCACATCCCAGCAAGGCTGGCGCTGGGGATAGTATCTTAGAACAAATATCTCATTCTCCAGGGTGCGACGCCGACCTCCTCCAGGAAGCTGAAGAGAAACGGTGCAGCTTGTGTTCCTCCAGACTTGGTACAGATTACCCTCGCACATCACCAAGTTCTTAGCACCAGTGACCGCAGACACAATGTCATAGGGCGTAGCAAAGGCAATGACAGGGTTGGACCCAGCGTTCCCTGCGGACAACAAGGGCTCGATGGTGGCTCCTTCATTTAGATCCTCTCCTTGACATTCAGGTGAACGTCTCATAAACAGGTCAGATACATCCTGCAGTAAATCAATCGCCATTCCCTTCATTGGATCTGGAGCTCCAGGAGCAGATATCCACCTTCGAATGTGTTCAGGAGTTTGGAGAAGAGAAAACTCTGAACCATTTACCGTGGCaggttgccggcggcggcgctcaggGAGGTGTAGGACATGCACGTTCCCGCACCTGGTGAGGCAGTAGACCTTGCCTTCGCCATGGTAGACGAGGTCGGTGAAATGGTCCCCATCAGCGAGACAAACGGGGCCCAGGACGGCCCACCTCCTCGCCCCGGCGGTGACGTACGCGATCCTGTCGCTGTcgcagatggcggcggcgacgaaatCGTCCTTGGCGGGGCTGGGCGCGAAGACGACCTTGGAGACCACCCAGATGGCGTCGTAGATCAGCGGCGGCAGGACGACCTCCGCGGGTGCGACGGGGTtgaggaggacgatgacggcgCGGCGCTCGAGGTAGGGGACGACGGAGAGCGCGATCCAGGAGCCGCTGGAGCCGACGCAGCGGCTGTTGTAGGAGATGAAGGGCACGAGGTCGAAGGACCTCcgcgcggggagggaggcggcgaaggTGGGGCGCGATTGCCCCcacccgtcgccggcgacgagaaggagcgccggagccggcggcgcgagCACGCGGCGCCACGCCGCGCAGGCGCCCCTCGCGCTGGTGTAGCACTTGAGGCCGAGGCGGTCGGCGATGCGGGCGAGCAGGTCCGGCGGCAGGTCCGCCCACGGCGCCATGGGCGGCGACTGGTTAAGGTTGGGGGCTTGGGGGGAATTTATTGGAAAAATTGATTGGGGCTGGCTGTGTAGTTGTGAAGTGGGAACAGAAGAACTGAGCAGCGCAACCCGTTCCTGTTCCTATTTttttaaggccccgtttggatgcttggaattgaattccattctaacaatcataatttagacacaaattaattaagctaatataattgtatgtggaatatgtTTGTATATTACTGTTggcgatatgggagagatacttatgtgctgcacttctgctatagggaagcgagtccaagagcgtgctataagaattgaattccattgtaataatcataatctatagaattaatttccatctcccaccccataaatttaagataggcttatatctaaactttggaaagttgtggaatgccacattccaagataaattagcctactccattaagtagattccaattccttcaaaatgaagggatccaaacggggccttagaggAAACCCGTTCCTTTTTCCTAGGCGGTTACCACAACCTGAGGACCCTTGGCTTGTCCGGTCCAGGAAAGTCGGGTGGATGTCTCGAAATTTAAATTATTTGTATTTATATCTGCTAAAAATACTGATATGGATATCTGTATTCGTATTTGCTTTAAATATGGATGTCAAATAGATATATCTAGATTCAATTTCAAGTATTTTTTATCCGAGTATTTGACAAAAACGTAGAGTATCTGACACGATCCGTATTTATGAAGAATAAAGTTCCTGATTAAACCATCTAAaacttaattttatttttatgatgacTAACTATTAATTACAAATGATGTTAATTTTCATATTGTTGTAAAAATGATGTACGCcatttaaactattaaaaataTCTATATGACACATAAATAATTATGTTAATCTATATGACACACAAAATGATGTACACCACTTAGTAGTGATATACAATGataaaatttaattaattttaaatacattatattatttttttaatgaataaattatatttatatgtattAATGTagttatttttattattaaagggTATATGTTTACTAGAaacatttatttttatatattatgTTATTTCAATGAGATATCTATTATGTACTATACTCTTATTTTACTCCATACTACTCgtaacataattttttttaccaactATAAAACCATCGATAAAGCAAATTGATACTCGTTATGACGCTAAGTTTCAAGTCAAGTGAGTATCTGAATGCGAATCCGAATTTGAACTATTTGTTTTGTATTTGTATCTGAATTCGAATTAAAATGTGGTAAATAGTgagatttaaatttgattctatGCATATTCGATCCGAATCCATCTCTAGTCACAACTGTCGCCCCAGCCTAAAGCCCATGCAGCCGGTCCTTTTGGTAGTTTAACGGGCTGCaatataatttttaaaaaactaTGTTGCCAATTTCATTTTAATTATATTACTTATAATATAATGTTAATGAATAAGAAaaagattattttttatttataaaatccGATATAGCTAGGCTAAGACAATGGGATATATTTTCTCTTCAAACAGCAGTACATGATTTGTTAGAAATTATAACACAAAACAAGCGGGATATAAAAAAATGCAAGTGCTCCTTGAATAATATCTCTATCTTCTATTCTGATATAATTTGACGGGATGAAATTGGTATATAAGCAAGTCTTTTATTTCGTTAGACTTTAATCATGCAAGGCAATAATTTATCGCTATTTCCAATTTCATATTATTAGACATCAGGAACAAGAATAAATTGCAATTCTTTTCCATGATACATAAAAAGAGCTTAAAAATCAGATTTTCTTTTCATCATCTTTCaattattttcaaaatcttaTTTTTGTTCTTCCACATCCATGCAACAAAGAGTGTAGTCTTGTCTTTCAAATAGGAATCATGGAATAATGTTGAATCCAAATGTCTATTTCTTTATCTTCATCATGTAAGAAAAATTATTTGAATGAAATTCACGGATTTACTATGACCTTGGGTGTGACCCCATagaaagaattcaaaatttctATCTTTCAGACCATCGAGGAAGGGCATTGGATGAGAAAGAAATCTTCCACAAATAACAAATTATTGTATGCCTTGGAAGTAATATGAGAGGAATGAAAGCGATTGAAGCAATTGAATAGGAATATCATTATGACTATAGCCCTTGGTAGGATTATAAAAAATGATCTATTTAATATTATCAACGACCAGTTACAGAGGGACCTTTGTATGATGCTCTAGCTTACTATTTTTGTCATGTGCTTATTATTTCACTTTGAGGGGCATCGAGATTCTGAAGACCGAGCATCTCCAGGAGATTCAGTTAGCGCAGGTTCTTGAGATTGACTAAGTCACCACTAGTGCCTTGCTGTCAATGGACACATCATCGCATGCCATTGCCACTTAGTGGCGGAGCTAGGATTTTTGCGAAGGGTATGCCGAACGAAAATTTATATATGCAAACCGGTAAAATCCATTTAGCAATTTGGTACAGTATCATAAAAATTACCTCACAATTCAGTACACAACTACTAAATAGCATAATAAGTCTTAAATGAAGATAGATATAGTTCAAATAGCACACTAATAGTTTAGAATATGCATGATAGAAACTTAACCAAATAAGATTACATTACTACTTTTTGGGCCTACGCTTTCTAACAGATATGAAAGTCTTGATTACGTCGTCTTCATCTACTTCATCCAAAATGTCTTTCTCAATGAACATGACAAGTCAATCATCTAAGAGATTATGAGTCATTTTGTTTCTCTGCTTGGTTTTGACAAAATCCATTCCAGAAAATACCCTCTCAACACTTGCCGTCGCCACCAGTAGAATCAATACCAATTTGATAAGCAAATAAACCAAATAGGTACAAAGTTTATGATTTAAGACTATTAGTGTGCTATTTGAACTATTTCTATCTTCATTTAAGATTTATTATGTTATTTAATAGTTGTGTATTGAATTGTGAGGCAATTTTTATGATACTGTACTGAATTGCTAAATGGATTTTACCGGTTTGCATATATAAATTTTTGTTCGGCATACCCTTCGCAAAAATCCTAGCTCCGCCACCGGCAGCGAAGCCATATTAACATAGACAACATACCACAACATACCCATGTTAATTAAACAAGATAAAAAAAGATTGGTTTCACACATTTGAAAATAATGAAATGGATTATTCAGCATGGGGATTATTAAAGCTGTCGAATTCACCTGTCACTCTTCTTCACCGCCTTTTAGATTGATCCTACCTTTGATAAAACACTTTGCTACCATAATCTCAGACGTTTGTAAAATTACAAAAAACTTGGATATAAAAAATCATTTCCGATAATGAATGTAGCCAACAATCATCAGGCCAGCATATACTATTATTCTTAAAATTTGTTGGTGGTCACAACTGAAGAAATTGAACTTGGATCCACAAAGTACAGCAATGCCCACCATAGAGTTTGGAATAgcaaaaacaaggaaagtaTTGTTAAATGACAGTTAGCTGAGATATTCAATCAAGCAGCTAAAATGTTTATCCTGAATACCAGGGAAACAACAAACTAAGATTACTGCTTCGGTGACTGCCATTGAATGGTGATGTTAGATGATGTGTATGTGCTGTGCGTGTACATAGGCTCTGGCTGTGCACCAGGCCCTAGCCGGCTCCCTGTCGTGCCCTAGTATGCCTCCCTCCTATTGGGTTGAGTCTCTGCACACTACCACATATTTACTGAACATTCTACCTACAGAAACCCTTAGCTCGTCCACGCCGCACATGGGTCTGTTTTGCGTCTCACCGTCTTATGACCATCTCCGGGTTTTTGGTTGCACTTGCTATCCGAATCTTTCCGCTACTGCGCCACACAAACTTGCTCCTCGCTCCACCCTGTGCGTTTTTCTTAGCTTTTCTGCTCATCACAAGAGATACCGCT
This window encodes:
- the LOC101774888 gene encoding uncharacterized protein LOC101774888; this encodes MAPWADLPPDLLARIADRLGLKCYTSARGACAAWRRVLAPPAPALLLVAGDGWGQSRPTFAASLPARRSFDLVPFISYNSRCVGSSGSWIALSVVPYLERRAVIVLLNPVAPAEVVLPPLIYDAIWVVSKVVFAPSPAKDDFVAAAICDSDRIAYVTAGARRWAVLGPVCLADGDHFTDLVYHGEGKVYCLTRCGNVHVLHLPERRRRQPATVNGSEFSLLQTPEHIRRWISAPGAPDPMKGMAIDLLQDVSDLFMRRSPECQGEDLNEGATIEPLLSAGNAGSNPVIAFATPYDIVSAVTGAKNLVMCEGNLYQVWRNTSCTVSLQLPGGGRRRTLENEIFVLRYYPQRQPCWDVVKDLRGYSFFIGRNNAMSMCAEGVPGIRANCVYWIGGNGEDQGMVFDMETGRSTSCITPVITVPGHQQRTVCWYLLNDMVTTTTSSSNRGRRNTPTAATE